From a single Solanum dulcamara chromosome 4, daSolDulc1.2, whole genome shotgun sequence genomic region:
- the LOC129884275 gene encoding uncharacterized protein LOC129884275, giving the protein MGRDNSRSIPDNPSSNVDISNSKIHYYLMWLVGAVTTQLNKHKVTPVNTNVKKRKCVKRGSNIGDNDFNHQKISNRETSSRCSRKGDGKENSFLSCGKCGKHNLEECLYDPGSCYSYGKSGHKEKDCPVASRKRRGECLVELDACYRCGKPGNYVRECRSGTRPQGLAQTIGHPDQSATTSDGGRYQERSYAF; this is encoded by the exons ATGGGTCGAGATAATAGCCGTTCCATTCCTGATAACCCATCATCAAATGTCGATATCTCTAATTCGAAGATTCATTATTACCTCATGTGGTTGGTTGGAGCTGTGACCACTCAATTGAATAAACACAAAGTAACTCCAGTGAACACGAAtgttaagaaaaggaaatgtGTGAAAAGGGGGAGTAATATTGGAGATAATGACTTTAACCATCAGAAGATCTCAAATAGAGAGACATCTAGTCGTTGTTCTAGGAAAGGTGATGGCAAGGAAAATTCCTTCCTCTCATGTGGTAAGTGTGGTAAACACAATCTAGAGGAGTGCCTGTACGACCCAGGTAGTTGTTATAGTTATGGAAAAAGTGGACATAAGGAGAAGGACTGTCCAGTGGCATCTAGAAAAAGGAG AGGAGAGTGCTTAGTGGAGTTGGATGCTTGCTATAGGTGTGGAAAGCCGGGTAATTATGTAAGGGAGTGTAGGAGTGGTACTAGACCTCAGGGTCTGGCCCAGACTATAGGTCATCCTGATCAAAGTGCTACTACATCGGATGGTGGTCGGTACCAAGAAAGATCATATGCCTTTTAG
- the LOC129884276 gene encoding uncharacterized protein LOC129884276, producing the protein MGRDGSHSISDNPSSNVDISNAEIHYSLIWLVRAVTTQLNQHKVTPVNMNVKKSKWVKKGSNIGDNDFNHQKMSKRETSGRCSRKGRASQSKTGGSFSISTISKCSNCGKNHRRECLVGLDACYRCGKQGHYARECRSVTRPQALAQTIGHPNQSSTTSDGGQHQEILYAFQIHQELEYYPDVGTGLIYIP; encoded by the exons ATGGGTCGAGATGGTAGCCATTCCATTTCTGATAACCCATCCTCAAATGTTGATATCTCTAATGCGGAGATTCATTATTCCCTCATATGGTTAGTTCGAGCTGTGACCACTCAATTGAACCAACACAAAGTAACTCCAGTGAACATGAATGTTAAGAAAAGTAAATGGGTGAAAAAGGGGAGTAATATTGGAGATAATGACTTTAACCATCAGAAGATGTCAAAGAGGGAGACGTCTGGCCGTTGTTCTAGGAAAG GTAGAGCTTCTCAATCCAAGACTGGTGGTAGTTTTAGTATATCTACTATTTCCAAGTGTTCCAACTGTGGGAAAAACCATAGAAGAGAGTGCTTAGTAGGATTGGATGCTTGCTATAGGTGTGGAAAGCAAGGTCATTATGCAAGAGAGTGTAGGAGTGTTACTAGACCTCAGGCTCTGGCCCAGACTATAGGTCATCCCAATCAAAGTTCTACTACATCGGATGGCGGTCAGCATCAAGAAATATTGTATGCCTTTCAGATTCATCAGGAGTTAGAGTATTATCCCGATGTTGGGACTG gtttgatttaTATCCCATGA